ttttacttgtttcagtcatttgactgcggccatgctggagcacctcctttagtcgagcaaataaaccccgggacttattctttgtaaacccagtacttattctatcggtctcttttgccgaacagctaagttacggggacgtaaacacaccagcatcggttgtcaagcaatgctagagggacaaacacatacacacacacttatatatatatatatatacatgtatacgacaggcttctttcagtttcaattttaattgaacaatgtaaacataacatcaatttaaattcAGCGCTATCTTCAGTTGCAATAAATATGGATTTTCAACAgacaagatatattaatatacatatataatatatatatatatatatatatatttctacccaTGTGTATATTGTGTTATTTCTTCCAACAGGGTGACTCTGGTGGACCTTTGGTTTGTTATTTACCCAATAAAAAGGAAGTGCTGCTTGGAATCTCTTCATTTATCTACGACTGTAATGGAAACTTTGCTGTGTTCACAAATGTTATAACCTACGTGAAATGGATTGAGAAGCAGATGATGGAGTCTTGATTGGAACCTGCATCTTTTGACATCGAACAATCTggatttatttcgttttttttttaattttctttagcaTTTGAGGCTTTGGGtggaatttttcatttaaaaaatgtaaaaaaaaggtaaataaaaaaaagatggttTCAAATTACAGAATAAACTTGATCTGAGATTATGTGCTGAAAAACTGAAATGATTGCTTTGCTTCGGAGGATTAGCATGAGAGACTTATTTAAATcatgcacatcatatatatatatatatatattatatatatatattatatattatatatatatgtgtgtgtaatatatatatatatatctttatatatatatatacatatatatatatatataatatatatattatatattatatatatatatatatatatatatacatatattatatatatatatattatatatatatatatatatattatatatatatatatatatatatatatatatatatatataggcgcaggagtggctgtgtggtaagtagcttgctaaccaaccgcatggttccgggttcagtcccactgcatggcaccttggggcgagtgtcttctgctatagcctcgggccgactaaagccttatgagtgatatatatatatacatatacacgacggcttctttcagtttccgtctaccaaatccactcacaaggctttggtcagcccgaggctatagtagaagaacactggcccaagtgccacacagtgggactgaacccagaaccatgcggttggttagcaagcacttaccacacagccactcctgcacctatatatatatatatatatatatatatatgacaggcttctttcagttccgtctaccaaatccactcacaaggctttggtcagcctgaggctataatagaacactgcccaaggtgcccattatatatataatatatatatacatatgaacaagcatgcacacacacacacacatgcacgcatgcacacacatacccagtaagcacataaaaatgaaacaaggtggcagaaatagtactcaaataccggtggtagagtaatatgttttatcaGTTGatgctgcaaagacatcacaaaaatatcacaaaaatctgGTACTCAGAGtatcacgttcccgttcgtcggacagtttgtgATCAGTCTTGATCACAACTGCCGAACAAATATTATACAACTGAAACTCCGAGTAGCACTCTTTCGTGATACTCTTGCGATgcctttgcagctttaataataaaatgtatataaatgaattcgataatttatattatgatttttataatttgtattcttatcttgtatgtattgaattataagatatatatatcttatgctattaaggttctcatttttgttaaatgaataaatatgtcaacattctaatatcagaaagttgatgaacaaactaaagttgtttctccattttcttatttgtattatatatataatatatatatatatatatatggcgccactgcatggtgccaaggattccaatatcaccatcaaaatacaggtccagatactgcaacagcttgggtttcagaggaccacagctctttaacatcctccctaaatgcctgagagacttacatggtgtggatgtgggtttctttaaaactaaactggatctcttcttgtcgggagtcccagatgaacctacctcacgacaggagacacggatgcaggcagcagcatcgaactcccttgttgatcaagtgccacatatcagaggtggattcacatattaatgtagctcattcagcggtggtgccccagcatggccgcggccttcgggctaaaacatttaaaaggatttaaggatatatatatatatatgcatatatacatatatatgtgtgtgtatatatatatccattcttgttgcttattttttggttataatcaccccacataattttatgggtaataccataaaaaaattctggtgcatctaagttaagtaccatattcatttgaatctaaattgttttgctgaaattatatatatatatattcatatatatatatatgtgtgtgtgtatatatatatgcatatttacatatatatgtgtgtatatatattatatatatgcatattatatgtgtgtatatatatatatatatatatatgcatatatacatatatgtgtgtgtgtatatatatgtgtgtgtgtatattatatgtataacatatatatctatatatatatatatatatatataatatatatatatatatatatatatatacatcattattctgcatcttatagcaggaacagttgtaagctaataaaatttcttttccttcatcaTTCTAATTtcttagtcttatatttatgcaaGGTGTGTCCACTGTGACCCGTTGGGTCACGACCACTCCAAACTGAAAATGTCGATGCACAgcggggaaaggaaaaaaatactatttcaaacttgatgcaataaaattcttaaataaaacCCTTCTTCTGCCTTTAATTTGACAATATAAACACGACCAAGTGTTTCTCCCTTGAAAGGGTTCAAATTGTGTCCAACTTTTTTTTCCTTGCTTTCTTCTTTGCCATTCTTTCTTATTCCAGGGCCAACAAGGTTTTGACTCTAAAGTCCTGCTCCGTGTCCCCTATTGTGGCCCCTgcgttgaccaaagtcttgttgtcagaaattgaaagaagcttgttgtgtgtgtatatgtgtggtgtgtgtgtgtgtgtgtgatgtatgtgtgctgTCTATGAATGTGAGAGTGTGTTTGCTCTCCAttcccacttgacaactggtgttggtttgtttccgtCCTCCCAAAagtcagcagttcggcaaaaaggaagTTGACATAACAAATaccaaactttgcctttcatccttttggggtcgataaattaagtaccagttacgcactggggatcgatataatcgacttaatccgtttgtctgtacttgtttgttccctctatgggcgtaacttcggtataggtaccagaAGTaacggatacatttcaagaatgtggtttttttatatatatatggggtgggggttagggttagggttaggggtgggagaaaaaggtttctgttatcttcagaaatgtaaacaaagccacttacggtacctataccgaaggatcgtcgggggggttagggtttgtgttagggtgaggggtgggagaaaagggtttctgttatctttagaaatgtaaacaaagccacttccggtacttaatgtacctataccgaaggatcgccccttttatgtttagccccctcgtggatagtaaagaaataaataataatcgtTACAacaatcaacaagaacaacaataataacaaaaacaacaacaataacaatgatagcaaggtggagcaacgggaaatgaagtatcttgctcaaggacacaacgcgtcgccgggaatcgaactcacaaccttacaatcgcgagccgaatgcccctaaccactaagccacgcgccttcacactcaCAATGATAATCgtcacaacaacatcaacaacaacaacaacaatgatagcgAGGTGGAGCAACGGGAGGTAACTCAGAAGCGGAAGTGTGCCTCAACAAAGAACTCTTGTGTCGTATGAAATCACTAAAGGTCACCCCGTGATGAAATAGACAACAGTTtccataaatattatttattttctatttacaaaagagagaagaaagaagccaAGCTGTCGCCTTTAAGGGTACATCATGCCACCCGGATACCCGGGGCCGCACCCCTGAAGCTACGACCGAAAGCACAACAGCTGTCAACGCTTGGATTGTTGTATAATCATCTTTATTAGTGTTTATTACAGACTGGCTgatttaaaagggaaaaaaagaaaagtggatGAGGGATACGTGGGTTCGATCCTAGGCAAGAGGGGATAACGGTAAAGTGTGAGTTTgaagcttttttttaaatatatgtgttcGTGGTTTCTTGTTCGTTGGAGTCCTGCAggcagaaaattttaaaataattaatatatgtgtCTTAGTTTTACCATTTTTCACTggttgtgtctgtgtctctgtgtgtgtgtgtattcgttttgttattatttctttattgcccacaaggggttgttaaacatagaggggacaaacaaggacagacaaaggggttaagtcgattacatcgaccccgaaagtatgaaaggctacgtcgacctcagcggaatttgaactcagtacgtagcgatagacgaaatacctatttctttactacccacaaagggctaaacaaagagaggacagacaaagggattgagttgattacatcgacccccagtgtgtaactggtacctttttaatcggccccgaaaggatgaaaggcaaagtctacctgggCGGAACGTtcgttttgttattatttctttactacccacaaggggctaaacacagaggggacaaacaaggacagatgaacggattaaatcgattacatcgaccccagtgcgtaactggtacttaatttatcgaccccgaaaggatgaaaggcaaagtcgacctcggcggaacattCGTTTTGTTATGACATTTTGCATAGCGTCGGCTTCGACTTGTCTACTTACAAACGTTTCTAgaaaaacacgtatatatatatatatatatacacacaattatacacacacacaagcacacactcacaattatatatgcataagcacgcgcaccacacacacacacacacagaggtgtgtCGGTGTAGGTGGGTGAGCTGTATAATCAGACATGGAAAAAAATACGTAGAGCTGATAACGATGATGTGACGAGAAAACCTTCGACGTGGCCGCTTGTTCGACTTGGAGGTCACGACTGAAACATCTCTGATCGTAGGTCTGCTTTATCAAAGCCGTCTCGAGGGAAGTAAACAACGTCCACCGCCGCCtgaaccacgaccaccaccaccaacaacaacaacaacaccatataGAACGAGGGAGGTCTACAGTGTTTTCTCTCGACATCGTAGAAATATCAACCGAATCGGTCTCAACTCGAACCTTGCTGCCTTGAAGTCACGTTAGTTAATGTGCTCGTAGATACATTGTTTGAAGAAAACGatggaatggtcacggctggaaaggCTTTTGATCGTAGATCTCTGCTAGATTAGGGCCGATCTGGGACGAAACGGCAACAAAAATACGGCTGGACTAACGGTACTACTTGACAACAGCGGTCCCCGATGCGCGCACTCgtgcactcgcgcatccgcgctagctagtcgtgactagtcgatcctacaacgaccacCCAGCAAAGTAGATAAAACACGAAATACTCGTAGATACGTTGTTTGAATAAAACGatggaatggtcacggctggaaagacttttgatcatagatctctgCTAGATTAGGGCCGATCTGGGACGAAACGGCAACAAAAATACGGCTGGACTAATGGTACTACTTGACAACAGCGGtccccggtgcgcgcactcgtgtactcgcgcatccgccctagctagtcgtgactagtcgatcctacaacgaccacCCAGCAAAgtagataaaatacaaaataaataaatttttttacataggcgcatgagtggctgtgtggtaagtagcttgctaaccaaccacatggttccaggttcagtcccactgcgtggcatcttctgctatagccccgggtcgaccaatgccttgtgagtggatttggtagacggaaactgaaagaagcctgtcgtgtatatatatgtatgcgtgtgtgtgtttgtccttctagcattgcttgacaactgatgctggtgtgtttacgtgcccgtcaattagcggttcggcaaaagagaccgatagaataagtcccggggtcgagttgttcgactaaaggcggtgctccagcatggccgcagtcaaatgactgaaacaagtaaaagagtaaagtaaataacacacaaaaacacaaagtaaagatcgactagtcacgactagcttgcgCGGGTACGTGAGTGCGGGCACCGGGACCGCTGTTCTCAAGTAGAACCGGACTAACGAGATAGGCTCTACGTGGTTACTTGCAGATAAATCTTCTTGAAGTCAGTCTAGAGTGTGTAAGGTGTAACTTCAGTGAATGGCACGTTAGCTGATATATTCCTAGATATGGAtggatagaagcactccgtcggttaagacgacgagggttccggttgatccgatcaacggaacaacctgctcgtgaaattaacgtgtaagtggctgagcactccacagacacgtgtacccttaacgtagttctcggggatattcagcgtgacacagagagtgacaaggccggccctttaaaatacaggtacaacagaaacaggaagaaagagtgagagaaagttgtggtgaaagagtacagcagggatcaccaccatccctgccggagcctcgtggagcttttaggtgttttcgctcaataaacactcacaacgcccggtctgggaatcaaaaccgcgatcctacaaccgcgagtccgctgccctaaccactgggccattgcacctccattcgTAGATACACTATGTCAAAGAAGGGAAAGTAAGACGAGACGGCTACCTGTGGAATACCTTGATCCGTTTGATTAGGGGCGTGGTGGGAATAAACAGCACTAAGATACTACTGACACTAAGAAATACCTACAAGgagtttgtttcctcataactttcagaaaaatggttatttttttttcttaatgaaattttccacAAATACCTTTCACGTGATGTAGATTACAACTATAAtggaatttaaccctttcgttaccgtatttattttgagatgctctgtgtttctttcaattgctttaactataacaaagaatttagtaaaataacttagctacaggcgcaggagtgactgtgtggtaagtagcttgcttaccaaccacatggttccgggttcagtcccacttcgtggcaccttgggcaagtgtcttctgctatagccccgggccgaccaatgccttgtgagtggatttggtagacggaaactgaaagaagcctgtcgtatatatgtatatatatatatatatatataagtgtgtgtgtatatgtttgtgtgtctgtgtttgtccccctagcattacttgacaaccgatgctggtatgtttattacgtccccatcacttagcggttcggcaaaagagaccgatagaataagtactgggcttacaaagaataagtcccggggtcgatttactcgtctaaaggcggtgctccagcatggccgcagtcaaatgactgaaacaagtaaaagagagtatatatatatatatatatatataatacaaaatgggacaagaacgcaaaacatccggacaactaggtgatacaaaaagggacaacaaaacattgaGTAATCTTTCCTCTAGCATTCAACATAAAAtggatacacgtgtgtgtgtgtgtgtgtggttgggtatAATACAAGTATATTGgcaaaaagaaatattgattggTATCAATAACATTATtgccattgtcgtcatcgtcatcatcattattggtattataattttttttttttcaccagctGCTACATCGACGCAATTAAGACCACAGTGTGCGACAATTACAGAACATCAACACCAGCAGGAACaatatcgacaacaacaacaacaacaactgcagcagtagtagcagcagtcaggaagaataataaaaacctctttctctccccccctctctgtgatatatatatatatatatatatatacatacacacacacatacatatgtaggtagatatatatacaatcccaaatatatacagctacatataatcacctatatatatatacatacatgtacaatccTACCTTCAACTGAACAGAGATTCTTTTTCTGCTTTTGAGAAATAATTCCAAAAGCTGCCCCCTATTTACCCCTATTCTTTTTACTGCTTACCCTTGTCCGCTGCCGTCATTACACTTCCTTTACCTTACCCCCCATCCCATCCCCCGTTATTTCAGTAATATATCAGAATTCATTTGAGTTGATTAACCAAGGAATGCCTTTGAACTCTTTCGGAATTGACCTCTTACTAAAGATGGGCTGTGTCTGCGGAAAGGAAATGATTTTCATCAACAACCGACGTTTCTATGTTAGATCAAGTCTTGGCGAAGggtatgtgttattattattattattattattattattatcatcattaaatcaaatcaaatcaaaatagatgaacatcaatggaatttgtatcttgttgtaccagtgccggtggcacataagacagccatctgaacgtggccgtagccaataccgcatcgactggcctccgtgctgtgggcacgtaacaaacaccatccaatcgtggccgttcgccagcctcgtctggcacctgtgtcggtggcacataaaaaacaccatccgagcgtggccgttcgccagcctcgtctggtacctgtgtcggtggcacataaaatcacccactacactctcggagtggttggcgttaggaagggcatccagctgtagaaacactgccagatctgactggcctggtgcagccttcgggctccccagaccccagttgaaccgtccaacccatgctagcatggaaagcggacattaaacgatgatgatgatcatcatcatcatcatcttcattatcatcatctgaaaactcacagcttattttgctggctatgatggaaagtgtcagctgtccccAGCCAGCAGACTTAGGTGGTACTTGTTTACTTGTCACGCTTCAAGGACCCTGCTTAGAATTCTTGCAGTACCaggttggtagttgagtgctgatacttccaagtgcaccaatttcagtttccgtctaccaaatccactcacaaggctttggtcggtccgaggctatagtagaagacacttgcccaaggtgccacgcagtgggactgaactcgggaccatgtggttggtaagcaagctacttaccacacagccactcctgcacctatatatatacatatatacgacgggcttctttcagtttccgtctaccaaatccactcacaaggctttggtcggcccgaggctatagtagaagacacttgcccaaggtgccatgcagtgggactgaacccggaaccatgtggtcggtaagcaagctacttaccacacagccactcctgcggtccAAATGTAAATTAAAAGTCATGAAACACTACTTCATCATACTCCTTGttattatgtgagtgtgtgtgtgtggtgtgtgtatggttgtgtctgCTTTTAATTAAATCTAATTAATTTCTTTCCAATCAGGGGATTTAGTCTGGTTGACTTGATCGAAGATGCGCGAAGCCACAAAAATTTTGCTCTGAAGAGGATCAAGTGCCACTCAAAGGATGACGAAAACATTGCTCTGCACGAGGTGAAGGTGATGAAATTGTTTAAGCATCCACACATAGTCCCCTTAATTGAGTACATGCTCGTGCCGGCCAGCAAGTTCGCCCAAAATACAGACATCTACAGTGAGTTACATATCGTCATGCCATATTATTCAGTGAGTATTAAATACACACCTTTTtttgatatgtgtgtgggtgtaagtgtgtatgtgtttgtgtgtgtatgtatgtttgtatgtgtgtgtgaaggtgtgtatgtatctgtgtttgtgtgttcgaatgttggtgtgtatgagtgtctatgtgcgtttgtgcaagtgtgtgtgtgtaggtgtgtgtatgtgtgtttgtgtgtgtgtaggtatgtctgtgtaagtatgtgtctatatatatgtctgtgtgtatttatctatgtgtgtgtgtaggtgtgtatgtctgtgtgcatgtgtgtgcgtgtgaaggtgtgtatgtatctatatgtgtgtaggtgtgtatgtgtgtatgtatgtgtttgtgtgtgtgtagatatgtatgtttgtgtatgtgaagatgtgtatgtgtctatattgtgttagtgtgtgtgtaggtgtgtaaatgtgtatgtgtctatgtgtatgtatgtgtgtgtctctgcgaGTATGTGtccctgagtgtgtgtgtatgcatgtgtctgtgtgtgtgtatgtgtatgttgatcttgatgttgttcttgtttagccccaggtcagccctgatccagcagacctgcATGACTAAAGACATTCCATATATGGCAATCCCATCTCCTCTTTGTGTCTTCTCTATTTCAGCGAGGTTCACTTCAGGACCGAATCGAGATGCTTGCTAGAAAAGGGGACCACATCCACGAGGACCGTTTGTGGGAGATCTTCTTTGGAATTTGTGAAGGTTTAAAGGCCATGCACAGCCACAGTCCACCTTATGCTCACAGGTCAGTTTCACAGTCTCCGTcctccatcatcgtcatcatcatcatcatccacatcatcatcatcctcatcattatcatcatcatcatcatcatccacatcattattatcatcatcatcatcaccatcgtcatcctcctcctcctcatcatcatcatcatcatccacatcatcatcatccacatcattattatcatcatcctcattatcattatcatcctcatcatcattatcatcatcatcatcattattatcattatcatcatcatcatcatcatcctcatcattattatcatcatcatcctcatcattattatcatcatcatcctcattattatcatcgtcatcatcatcaccatcatcaccatcatcatcatcaacaacaaccacatcatcattgtcatcaccatcgttgtttTAATGTCCCCTTTCCCATGCTCACAAGAGTTAGACTGAATTTGTTGAAGTgagttttctgtggctggatgcccttcctgtcatcaaccctcacccgTTTCCAGGTGAGGTGATGTTTTCTCGTAGCCAGTCATGACTTACCCaactgataagggtgcaccaggcacatgtgtcacaaccatatgtgcgtgacatgggtgatctcacatcaagataaacagtacacaaccttgcaggtggagcccagttagaattttcttcaggtcgagtagcccatcctgctcaaaaggtccctgaaaaagagttaaggatgatgaacaaaacacccgtgTGTCCAAAGGCgagttatccaaaccccaaagaattcctctcgacacatggctatgatgctcccccactacttctgctcgtgatcagagatgcacatatcgtcagccactaagggacatgctcaactggttaaggtcaaacaactgacaagcaaatctgtggtattgagcagaatatttgctgtagcccatcttttataccaagacaaaacaatgtacatgataacacttccaatcagttaagatcagaagccatgagagacacTGCCTGGTAaggcatcagggcatttattattattattattattattcatcgtttagagtccgctttccatgctggcatgggttggcattgatttatatttttctatcttcgatgacattgattacatcatcatcatcatcattgtttaacgtccgttttccatgctggcatgagttggacggtttgcctggggactggcaagccaaaaggctgcacctgttcaactggggtctgggaagacagaaggctgcaccaggcccagtccgatctggcaatgtttctacagctggatgcccttactaacaccattgttgttattattattattattttcttatatcatcgtttatatatatagagagattaactaATATGTAATAATTGTATTTTCCCAGGGACCTGAAGCCTGCTAACATCATGTTCGCTGATAACAACTGCCCCGTCCTCATGGATCTCGGGTCATCAGTAATGGCCAGAACAGAAATAAAGACCATGTCAGAGGCTCGTACCCTGCAGGTAATTAACACCTGTTTTCCTCGTTTATTTCCATTACACCTTCCCACAGGTTGCCACACAGGTTGTTGATGTCGTTTAAGCCCCTGCAAGCTCTTGTCATGCAGACCTTATGAcctgggtggttaagaagttcacttcgcagCCACGggctttcaggttcaatcccaaggAGCAacacttgggtaagtgtcttctagcggccttgtgcctatagtagaaaggatgattattgttgttgttgttgttgttgttattatgctctgagttctaatctagctgaggtcatctttgctttttatccttttttgcAGGAGGTGGGGTgatgaaataaaagtaccagtcatgtacaagGGTCA
This portion of the Octopus sinensis unplaced genomic scaffold, ASM634580v1 Contig18470, whole genome shotgun sequence genome encodes:
- the LOC115231428 gene encoding serine/threonine-protein kinase 16, encoding MPLNSFGIDLLLKMGCVCGKEMIFINNRRFYVRSSLGEGGFSLVDLIEDARSHKNFALKRIKCHSKDDENIALHEVKVMKLFKHPHIVPLIEYMLVPASKFAQNTDIYSELHIVMPYYSRGSLQDRIEMLARKGDHIHEDRLWEIFFGICEGLKAMHSHSPPYAHRDLKPANIMFADNNCPVLMDLGSSVMARTEIKTMSEARTLQDVAAERCSMQYRAPELFNVEKGSCIDERSDIWSLGCLLYALAFLESPFEQDYQRGNSIALAVLGGNIKFPENSHYSKHLEMTVQKLMAVNPMERPFIEQVCQAVSVARTDNAGHTM